One window of Papaver somniferum cultivar HN1 chromosome 9, ASM357369v1, whole genome shotgun sequence genomic DNA carries:
- the LOC113312766 gene encoding uncharacterized protein LOC113312766 → MFSRTLLEAHNSKAIKGISVARGAPPINHLLFADDILIFTQANLTSVNNLLQVLKDFSLRSGRVINFDKSYVFYGNNMNPSVCSTVSNILGVQCMEKNEKYLGSPLINGKSKVKAFEDIQIPFERRLGNWQGINLHQAGRTTMVKIVLNAIPMYQMSIFKMPKTLIKKRDSLQRKFWWGYKSNRVLNLIVWQNMSLSQYLGGLAFRDLEMLNHALLTKIS, encoded by the coding sequence ATGTTTTCTAGAACTCTTTTAGAAGCTCATAATTCTAAAGCAATCAAAGGTATTTCAGTAGCAAGAGGAGCACCACCTATAAATCATCttctttttgcagatgatattcTCATTTTTACTCAAGCCAATTTAACCAGTGTGAATAATCTTCTTCAAGTTTTGAAGGATTTTAGTTTACGATCTGGTCGGGTCATTAATTTTGACAAATCTTATGTTTTCTATGGTAACAATATGAATCCATCTGTGTGTAGTACTGTCAGTAATATTTTGGGAGTTCAATGCATGGAGAAAAATGAGAAATATTTAGGTTCCCCTCTGATTAATGGTAAATCCAAGGTGAAAGCTTTTGAAGATATTCAGATTCCTTTTGAGAGAAGACTTGGTAACTGGCAAGGTATTAATCTACACCAAGCTGGTAGAACTACAATGGTTAAAATTGTTCTCAATGCTATACCTATGTACCAGATGAGTATTTTCAAGATGCCTAAGACACTAATTAAGAAGCGGGATTCATTGCAAAGGAAATTTTGGTGGGGTTACAAGTCTAATAGAGTTTTAAACTTAATTGTTTGGCAGAATATGAGTTTATCTCAATATTTAGGAGGTTTAGCCTTCAGGGATCTAGAGATGTTAAACCATGCTCTTCTCACAAAAATTTCATGA
- the LOC113312767 gene encoding uncharacterized protein LOC113312767 — protein sequence MKTLLAPLRYPNMKFLQPVGLSGGITLLWKNGFICDVVSCENNMIHVAVQCDPSQLELLLSCMYGYCDYSKKKTQWEFIKDIGLNISQPWVLLGDLNFHILDTSSSVSSSGDGLVNSIIQEVGLQVLGFVGREHNWSNNNMGIGIKRSRLDMDFLNGSWNSHFQDSKFLHLQQSGSDHCPIITCAAEIAKAWEKSVQGSPGYRLIKRLQFTRITLSKWNKTHFGNIDQNVDNLQHKLSEIQALPFSPDNTSKAIEVSRELDKWYKNQHEFYKQKSRDNFVNDMDYNTKYFHTLTKGKRARNNIDSLKPEDGSWLQSREDISVLLSKHFKNISTSQNPTIEEQHYIHIPTLITEEDNMLLLIPPTDEEIHKILKSMERWSAPGPEGFQAGFYKSQWSIVGNDVCEMRKEGEGGWLALNLDMSKAFDSLEWSFLLKVLQSFGFCEDWCQLIKQCISTTSLFVMLNGSPCEEFSPTRGIRQRDPLSP from the exons ATGAAAACATTATTGGCTCCTCTAAGGTATCCTAATATGAAATTTCTTCAACCAGTTGGTCTTTCTGGGGGAATAACCCTTTTATGGAAAAATGGGTTTATCTGTGATGTAGTTAGTTGTGAAAACAACATGATTCATGTTGCAGTTCAATGTGACCCAAGTCAACTAGAATTGTTATTATCCTGCATGTATGGATACTGTGATTATTCTAAGAAGAAGACTCAATGGGAATTCATCAAAGATATTGGACTTAATATCTCTCAACCTTGGGTACTTCTGGGTGATCTTAATTTTCATATTCTAGATACTTCTTCATCTGTTTCTTCTTCAGGAGATGGTTTAGTAAATTCTATAATTCAAGAGGTGGGCTTGCAAGTCTTGGGTTTCGTAGGCAGAGAGCACAATTGGTCAAACAATAATATGGGTATTGGTATCAAAAGATCAAGATTAGACATGGATTTTCTTAATGGTTCATGGAATTCACATTTTCAAGATTCTAAATTCCTTCATCTTCAGCAGTCAGGAAGTGATCATTGCCCAATAAT AACTTGTGCAGCTGAAATTGCTAAAGCTTGGGAAAAGTCAGTTCAAGGCTCTCCAGGTTACAGGCTCATTAAAAGACTTCAGTTCACAAGGATTACTTtatcaaaatggaacaaaacccACTTTGGGAACATTGATCAGAATGTTGATAATCTTCAACATAAATTATCTGAGATACAAGCTTTGCCTTTTTCTCCAGATAATACTTCAAAGGCAATTGAAGTGAGTAGAGAGTTGGATAAATGGTACAAAAATCAACATGAGTTTTATAAACAAAAGTCCAGAGATAACTTTGTTAATGACATGGATTACAATACCAAATACTTCCATACTTTAACAAAGGGGAAGAGGGCTAGAAATAACATTGATTCTTTAAAGCCAGAGGATGGTTCTTGGCTtcaatctagagaagatatatcaGTGTTGTTGTCTAAGCACTTTAAAAACATAAGTACTTCTCAAAATCCTACCATTGAAGAACAACATTATATTCATATTCCCACTCTGATTACAGAAGAGGATAACATGCTACTTCTCATTCCTCCAACTGATGAAGAGATacataaaattctcaaaagtatGGAAAGATGGTCTGCTCCAGGGCCTGAGGGATTTCAAGCTGGATTCTACAAGTCACAATGGAGTATTGTTGGTAATGATGTTTGTGAAATG AGAAAAGAAGGAGAAGGTGGATGGTTAGCTTTGAATCTtgacatgtcaaaagcttttgacagttTGGAATGGTCATTTCTTCTTAAAGTTCTTCAAAGTTTTGGATTCTGTGAAGATTGGTGTCAACTAATCAAACAATGTATCAGCACTACTTCACTATTTGTTATGCTTAATGGTTCACCATGTGAAGAATTTTCACCCACTAGAGGTATTAGACAGAGAGATCCTTTATCTCCATAG